The Mucilaginibacter sp. PAMB04168 genome contains the following window.
TCAGCACCTTTTGTTGAACCGGCTTTACATCTGCCCACCAGTACCAGGGCGATACGCCCATACGTTCAGAAATATCGAAAACACCGTAGGCCATGCCGCGGGCATCGCTACCAATAATTGCCAATGCATGGTTAATGCTTTTAGTGGGATGATCGATAACCTGCAAGGCATAAGTTTCCCATTTGGCTTTTAAGGATGCCGTATTAACGTTTAGCTTTACCAGTAAAGCTGATTGTGCAGTGCCCACAATAATAACATTGCCTTTTGCCGCATTTATATCAGTTAACACCTTGGGTAAATAGCCGGTTACGCGCTGAATATCCTGCGCCAGCAAATGCGCTGTAATTGAATCAAGGTTTTGCCGGCCTTCTTCATAAACAACAGTTACTTTGGATTGCGCGGTAACTACATCAAACTTAACGGCGTAAGCTTTTATACCCCACGTTAGCAGGATGAGTAGAATGAGATACGCGCGATTGTGTTTGTGCATTGTTGTAAAGTGCCTTGAATTACCTGCGGCCCGGACCTAACTATAGTGCCACTCAGCTAAACCTGAGTGGCGACCGTGTTTTTCCCTAAATTTTAACCCTAATACTGCACCAGCTTAACCGGACCCAACAACCCCGATGGCACAGGCTTCCAGTTCGCGGCGTCAAACGGTTTGTAGTTGATGTTCACGAAATTAATCTCGTGGTATTTGCGCCATTCAATGTTATGCTGATCCATGTAACGGATGCGGTTAGCCATCAGGTTATCTACTTCAACCTTGATGGTATTCTGCCCTGCTTTTAGAAAACTGCCTACACGGGCTTTGAATGGAATACTCCATAAAATACCCACTTCTTTACCATTGATCCATACCCGGGCACTTTCATCTACCTGCCCTAAATCTAATACGTACTCACCTGCTGTTTTAGCAGGCAGGGTAAACGTACTGGTATAAACGCCGGTACCAGAAAAGTTAACGGCTGTAGTATCTCCCAAGTCGGTCCATGAGGTTAACTTGCTCAATTTTTTAGGAGCAGGCAATGTAGGGCCACCCTGCGTAAACGCTAAACTCCAGGTACTTTCGAGTTTAACCTCACCGGTTGGTTTTTCCAGATACTTCCATTTTGACGATGTTGCTTTGGCTTGCATACTGGCAAACAAGATTAGCGCCTCGCCCGATTGCAGTTGCACGCGGACATAAGTTTTTTGTTTTGTTGTGGATGCTGATGCCAAACCGAAGCTGCCGCTTTGCGGATCCATAATTGTAATCGAAGCAAACGCACCGTTCAGTGGTATGCGGGTATCTATAGCTTTTGGCGTATGGTTAACTAAATAATAATATTTGCTGCCATTTACATCTCTGCGAATAAACTGCAAACCTGTTTCCACCAATTTTTCGGCCGGCACCGATGCAGCTGTAAGCGCATCATCTAAATCTGCTGACAGCAACACTTTACCTGCGCCTACCGCAGCTTGTTTTACGCCGCCCGAATTAGAAAACTTTAAGGTTGACAAAAGCTGTTTCAGCTTTGCTCTGCGGCCTTCAACATCTGCCAGGCCGGGTACGTCTTCGGGCAACTTTTGAAAGATCACCGTTGCTCCCTGTGCAGCCAGCTTTACTATTTGCTGCAAAGTTTCAACCGGCATCATAGTACATTCGGGCACAACTAAAACTTTATAATTGGCGTTAGCGCTTGTTTTTACACCTGCTGTGGTACCGATGCTTTTAGATAAGGCCAAATCGGATACAAAATCCAGGCTATAGCCCTTTTTTTGCAGGTTGGTTGCATTTTTGTAAAATGCGGTTGGAATCAACCACTCATTAATATCATGAATGGCCAAGGGCATATCTAAACCTTTATGATGGTTCCAGGCATCATAAATTGGCCAGTACATCAATATCTCATTATCGGCCTTGCCTGCTTGCAATACCGACTGGCAGCGCGTAATATATTCATTTAACCCCTTGCCGTGGCTCCACAAGCTATTATCGGGCACCATATTCATGGAGGCATAAAACAACCAGCCCGGGAACTTCACATCCTCTGGCGAGTAAGTGGTTCCGTGATAGAAAACATGATTAACACCGGATAGAAATATCTGCTCTACCTCGGGCTTACATTGCGAGTAAGAAGTTTTAAAATGCTCCGTTAACCAGGTAAACGTCTCAGAAGAAACCAGCGGTTTACTGTTCACATGCCCTGCCGATGAGGCGAATTTGAGCATTATCGGGTTAGGGTCTACATTGCGCACGTCTGCACTATCACGGCGTAAGCCCGGGATATTAAACTTACTGGAACCAAATGTCTCGCATTCCGGGATGTCAACCGTTCCATATAAATCAAGCAAGTTGCCCGGCGAACCGTGCGACTGGTTTTTAGTTAGACTTTTTAATCCATGCGCCCAGTTAGTCCAGTTTTGGGTAAAGTTATGCAATAGCATGTTGCTCATGGTTTCGCGGTAATCGGACTTTACGCGGCCTATGGCTTCCTTATCATCCTCGCTCATCAACTCGCGCAGATGCAGGCGCAAATCATAGCCATGATCTTTTTGAAAGGCATCAAACAACACCGGCGACCAGCTGGCGCCGTAAACCTCATAGCTGTCGTTAAAGTAAGCTCGTACGTTAGGCCGGCCACTTTTGTAAGCATTGGTAAAACGAGCCAGGTAAGTATCGGTAGCTGTTTTAGATAAGTGATCCAACGTATAACCTTCACCACCCGGGGCGGCACGTTTAACTTTTTGCAGCGTTTTACCTGCAAAGGCTGCATAAATTTCGGTTTTGGCAGTTACCGGTGGCATGTTAAAATTGCCATTAGCATCTACCTTACTCATTACGTTAGTGGCATTGCCTTTTTCGTCATAAGCCACCAAGGCTTGCAATACGGCCACATCACGTTGTTTAGGGTCGTTTACACGGATGGCATCTTTTACAATCTCGCCCGGGTTAAGTTTATATGTTTGCACAATCAACCGTGTTGCCGCATCAGCAGGCTTAATCTGCGGCCCGCCAAAGGGCCAGCCTGTACCGGTATTCATATCCACACCCATGCCTAATTGCGAGGCTGTAGTAGCGGTGTAATTAAACATATCCATCCACTTGGGTGAAAGGAAATCAATGTATCGGCTCTCGTAACCAATGGCACCATAAATAGGCGTTACCTCTACCCCGCCAAAGCCGGCTTGCTGGTATTTGCGCAGCAGCATGCCAATATTTTTTTGGTCAACGGCATTACCCATCCACCACCAGCGGGTCCACGGGCGGGTTTCTTTTTTAACTGCAGGCCAAACATTGGACTGCTTAACTTTGGTTTGTGCCGTTGCAGATGTAGCAACCACACAAAAAGTACTGATGTATAAAAGTCGCTTGATAAACATAGCGTAGTGTTTAGATAGTGAAATTAATCCAGGTGAAAAACCGGTGTAAGCGGCGTACTTACCGGCGAATTATCTGGATTGGTTTCCATAATATCGGCCATATAGGCCCACCATTTTTGTACAATTTCGGTTGTGCCTAAATCCTGCGATGACTGGCCCGACTGCAGTTGAACGCCAAATAGCATATTGGTCTCTTCATCCAGAAAAATAGTATAATCGCTTATGCCATTTTCCTTCAACAAGGCCGAAAGTTCAGGCCATATCTCGGTATGCCGTTTTGTATATTCATCTTTAAAGCCAGGTTTCAGCTTCATTTTAAAGGCTACTTTTTGCATAGGTGTTTTTTTTCAATATTGTTATTCAGAGTTGTATGCAAGAAATCTTGTTCATTATGCTAAACTAAACACGGAACAGATCTCTACCATTCGTTTGAGATAACAGAAATGATTATTTTTTCATTATTGTCCTTTTCCGCTTTTAGCGGGAGCTGGCGAAGGCGTAGTATCAAACAGTTCATCTTTAACCGGTCTGGTAAAATTTTGCTGGCCCTTGCCCGCTTGCTCCAACAAACCAAAGTAAAAATATAAGGTGCGCTTGGCAGTGCCGTTTAGATGGTTAAGCTCGCCGTTGGGGCCTAATTTAGGGGTGTTCATATCCACACCCAAAGCCAGCTTTGTACCCATG
Protein-coding sequences here:
- a CDS encoding glycosyl hydrolase; translated protein: MFIKRLLYISTFCVVATSATAQTKVKQSNVWPAVKKETRPWTRWWWMGNAVDQKNIGMLLRKYQQAGFGGVEVTPIYGAIGYESRYIDFLSPKWMDMFNYTATTASQLGMGVDMNTGTGWPFGGPQIKPADAATRLIVQTYKLNPGEIVKDAIRVNDPKQRDVAVLQALVAYDEKGNATNVMSKVDANGNFNMPPVTAKTEIYAAFAGKTLQKVKRAAPGGEGYTLDHLSKTATDTYLARFTNAYKSGRPNVRAYFNDSYEVYGASWSPVLFDAFQKDHGYDLRLHLRELMSEDDKEAIGRVKSDYRETMSNMLLHNFTQNWTNWAHGLKSLTKNQSHGSPGNLLDLYGTVDIPECETFGSSKFNIPGLRRDSADVRNVDPNPIMLKFASSAGHVNSKPLVSSETFTWLTEHFKTSYSQCKPEVEQIFLSGVNHVFYHGTTYSPEDVKFPGWLFYASMNMVPDNSLWSHGKGLNEYITRCQSVLQAGKADNEILMYWPIYDAWNHHKGLDMPLAIHDINEWLIPTAFYKNATNLQKKGYSLDFVSDLALSKSIGTTAGVKTSANANYKVLVVPECTMMPVETLQQIVKLAAQGATVIFQKLPEDVPGLADVEGRRAKLKQLLSTLKFSNSGGVKQAAVGAGKVLLSADLDDALTAASVPAEKLVETGLQFIRRDVNGSKYYYLVNHTPKAIDTRIPLNGAFASITIMDPQSGSFGLASASTTKQKTYVRVQLQSGEALILFASMQAKATSSKWKYLEKPTGEVKLESTWSLAFTQGGPTLPAPKKLSKLTSWTDLGDTTAVNFSGTGVYTSTFTLPAKTAGEYVLDLGQVDESARVWINGKEVGILWSIPFKARVGSFLKAGQNTIKVEVDNLMANRIRYMDQHNIEWRKYHEINFVNINYKPFDAANWKPVPSGLLGPVKLVQY
- the rhaM gene encoding L-rhamnose mutarotase; translation: MQKVAFKMKLKPGFKDEYTKRHTEIWPELSALLKENGISDYTIFLDEETNMLFGVQLQSGQSSQDLGTTEIVQKWWAYMADIMETNPDNSPVSTPLTPVFHLD